In Crassostrea angulata isolate pt1a10 chromosome 4, ASM2561291v2, whole genome shotgun sequence, one genomic interval encodes:
- the LOC128181316 gene encoding uncharacterized protein LOC128181316: protein MADEYSCMPSNSEINIPSATIEYEVVDSDRAQSSPSSSCAYETIQPEKLRIQIQHAEKREGDPSSPLSEFSTYHNPYTDEDIHTPGIISKLSGTGSLRAKHAHTRQLNIFIGEELEDNFQRPEFPSERRAYSCPPTPRAAKRAAHPLVRESLEPTQMGAEGSRYEDEPMHFFIYNLPEEEPSTYNEYLVKSNPYNKINHMIHSALHCPCFFFFFLLCCMPGVHWMQVGDDAYKNGDVDEAKSLGRKATVSYFIGAVLGVLVLTGVIMISVYFVQDQLVQ from the coding sequence ATGGCTGATGAGTATTCCTGCATGCCCTCCAACTCTGAAATAAACATCCCCAGTGCCACGATAGAATATGAAGTTGTGGACAGCGACAGGGCTCAATCGTCACCATCGAGTTCATGTGCGTATGAAACCATCCAACCCGAGAAACTCCGAATACAGATTCAACATGCAGAAAAAAGGGAAGGAGATCCCTCATCACCATTATCCGAATTCTCAACGTATCACAATCCCTATACCGACGAGGATATTCACACACCCGGCATCATCTCAAAGTTGTCGGGTACCGGATCTCTCAGAGCGAAGCATGCGCACACGAGGCAGTTAAACATCTTCATTGGTGAGGAACTGGAGGATAATTTTCAACGTCCGGAGTTTCCGTCAGAGAGAAGGGCTTATAGTTGCCCGCCTACTCCTAGGGCTGCGAAAAGAGCCGCCCATCCTTTAGTTAGGGAATCTCTTGAGCCCACACAGATGGGAGCCGAAGGGTCTCGATACGAAGACGAGCCCATGCATTTTTTCATCTACAATCTTCCCGAAGAGGAGCCTTCGACCTACAACGAATATTTGGTGAAATCAAATCCatacaataaaattaatcatatgATCCACAGTGCCCTCCACTGCCCttgcttctttttcttcttcctgCTCTGTTGCATGCCGGGAGTTCATTGGATGCAGGTTGGTGACGATGCTTACAAAAATGGCGACGTTGATGAAGCCAAATCTCTGGGAAGAAAAGCCACTGTGTCCTATTTCATTGGAGCTGTGCTTGGGGTGCTGGTTTTAACGGGAGTAATAATGATTTCTGTGTATTTTGTGCAAGACCAACTTGTTCAGTGA